The following DNA comes from Triticum aestivum cultivar Chinese Spring chromosome 3D, IWGSC CS RefSeq v2.1, whole genome shotgun sequence.
TTGTGCTGGTTTCTACAAAACGACTGTCCAAAATAGAGCCGTGCCGGTTCAAAACACTAAGAGACCATGCACCAGCCGCTATACTGACCAATGTGAGGGTGAGTGAAAGAGCATAATACCTTAGCTCATTGCCATACATTATGAAGGCATATTTGGTGAACAAGAAATCGTAGAGGAAAGCCAACTCTGCTTCAATCACTTGAAATGCTCTTTGCAATAGcccatcaagaacaagatcacgagTCTTGTCAAGCCCAGATTCAGGACAAGTGTAGCCAAAGTATCGCCGAACCACCAGATGGAACAATGCGAATGAGAGACACAGATCCTTGAGACGACGGATAGGAGCACTATAGTAAGATGACAAGAtaccgatgttgtcacaccaaatGTTATCCAGTGTTATTGCATTTTCTCCAATTGTTGCCCGCCCAGAATGGATTAGAACCGGGTACTTGTATCCCTGCATGGTACGAGGGTCGTAGGATGTGCTGAGTATGTGCTCACCCTTCATGTAGCGGGCCAGCCACTTGATTCCATTGTCCGATGATGGTTTGCTTGCTAACAATGCAGCACCAAACTGCTCAGCCGTTTTAATTCCCAATAGAAATCCCACGACGAACAAGCAACCAATGGGAACAAGGCGACTGGAACTATGCTTCATACCGAATGTATAAATAAAACCACCTGATACCGTGGCACTGCACATCGTGAACAAGAGACAATCACAGTAGAGCTTCATGAGTTGCTTGTTTTGATCGAGCTTCTGGACAGACATTGAGCGGGTGCCTCCAAAAAGCATGGCCAGAAACATTGCCCACACCGGGTACAACTCGTTTTTAATTTTCCCCGCCTGCATCAGTCCCACAGTGTAGGAGAGAAGTGGGAAGGATAATATAAACACTCCGCCCACTCCATATCTTATAATGATGCTCCGAGATTGACGCCTCCTGGGCGAGAGAATGGCAAGGGCGATCATAAACACAGTCGCGACGATGACAAAACCTTCCACGCGGTGTACACTCTTCCTTGGTTCTAGATTATTGTTGACCCAACCCTCTGTGTAGTTTTTGCATACTTCTTCCATGATTGTATTCATTTCCTTCTGCATATGTTATTCAGGTAGAGAGTGTGAGTTTGATATACCGATTGGACAAAGGGAAATGCATACGAGCACTGGTGTGCATGGGGGTCGGAAGCCAGCTTTTATTTTGAAGATGCATTTTTCTAATTCTTAGGGGGCATGCACAACTGACAAGGGCTCCAATGGCATTCGGGAGAGGGGACCCTCCTGTGGGCATTTGGGCCGGTCCAATTTGTCATCCCAAACATTTTTTATATTAACTTTAGTTGACGTGAGGTGGCAACTTCAGTTGTTAAAACATGGCAACTTTGCCCCAGTTTGTTTTTTGTCAGAAAATTGTCATGTTTGTCAACCTTGCATGAACTAAAATTGCCacgaaaaatgttcggattgccatgcttaaaatccgaacgttcaggatttatcatttcTGTAAATCAAATATGCATGCATTGAGTAGTTTTTGAACTGTAcattttttgagttttttttaaGTATACATGTATGCAAGCAAACAATTTTCTTACTCCACTAACAATAGATGGGCCCTTTTTCTAGTTCGCCCATGGCCCCTCGAAGATTAGGACCCTGTTTGGATCTACGCCCCGAGCTGCCCTGCCAAAAAATTGGCGTTAACCTGCTCGTGCGGGCGCGTTTGGATTGTCACCGAATAATTGGCACGCCCTGCATTCTTTAGCTGTACTAGTTCACTTTCACGCTAATATTTTGGCCAGATGCGGGCGGCCAAAACGGTCGCCAATTAATTGGCACGCCCGCAGTTGGCAGGGCCAACACCGGTGCGATCCAAATAGCCCCTATATATGACCGGCCCTAGTTTTTTTTCCTTCTACTTTGCTGTTGAGCTTCGCACTGACACATGAAAGTTGCGACAGCAGACAACAGCGAGTCTGACGTGTAAAACGCTGCAAGTTTCGGCTACAATGATCTTGTATTTTATCTGTCTATATCTTTTAATCCTTTAATTAACCTATCtattaatttttattaataaaGGAAGGTGATATTCTTAGTCCACCATGCTATTTTGTAGTAAACCCTCGGATGTTTCTGGTAATCAAACAACAGTTCAGTTTAAGGTAGATTTTTGCTTTTGTAGAAAATCCCTTGATAATTATGGTAATCAACCTGCAAGTCAGTTTTAAGTCAGATTTTTGCTTTTGCAAAACCcctatgatatttgggttaatcAACCTCCAGTACTTATCAAAtgcttttaaaaaatattcatatatTTAAACTCTAACTTCATATTTAACATGTTGTATATGTGTAGAATTtgatatgatgttattttacttgTTAACCATTTTAAAAATGCTATTAAGGGTGCAACCTTAGTCAGTAATGCATGATCCGTCTTTCTTTCACACTGGTTTTGATCCGGATTGGAAAGGAATACCTCGGAAAACAAGCATTGAGCATGAAAGAAACCACCTATTTGTGCATGCACGTCTTGCCAAAACCTCACGGAAAAAAAAACCAGATCTCTCGTCTTGTACCAAGAGATATACGCCTTAGGATTGACAACATTTAAACGCGTTATGATTGTGTGAGCACTGAGCCTACCGTCGGAGAGGGTGGGAAGGATGATATGTGGCAGCAAGGATGGGATGCCATGTGTTGAAATAAACAACATGCACCTATTGGGGTCTTGAGTCGTGGTTACTGGGTTAGGATAGTGTGGTATTTTTTCCTGTTGGAACCTTAATCAGTAATTTCTAAATAAATATTAAAATTCTGattctttatgtttttttgttagtgtagcaagcatgcttgacaattttCAAGTGAAACAAATAGTAGCGCATCATCGGTGGAAAAAAAGTTAAGTATAACATTTGGTGTTCGACTTGTTATTTTTGCATATGTCAAAATGCTTAACCTTTTCCCATCAAAATTTGCAGGTAACATTTGAGTGTGACAATGACCACATctaattttttaaataaaaatacaaaaaatatttttggttggcAGGTTCCGGAATTGGATTTCCGAAATATCACAAACTAGATTTCCCAAGATAACCTGCTATATCGTGCGGCAAAAGAGAAAATATCACCCGCTAGACTTCAAGACAATCTGCTATATTGTGCACGACCGAGTGGGTTTGTGCACGTTCAGCAGCAGAATTAGCTCCAGTATGCATGAATGGATTGAGGTGAGATCTTACCGGTGACCACTGAAGAGCGTACGTCCTGGTGCGGCTGCAGGAGAGGGACGTTCGTCTGGACTCCGGAGGGTGGAGGCTGGCTGATCTCCGGCTCTGGTTTGGAACACGAAGGAAGCTGGAGTAGCAGTCTAGCAGAATGAAGGTGGAGGGGGAGGCCTCTCTCTTTGTGCCCTACACTAAACTACACTGCGCAGGTCAATAATTGGAACCGAAACTCTGTTTCAGCATTGCCACTGTTTTAGCGTGGCCCAGCAACCAGCATTCAGACTCGTTTCTAAACAACAAGAATAATGTTATCAACCTACTGTTACGATAAGATCCGTTGTCCCACACGGATCTACCTACTGTTAATCAGCTCGGCTCCTAGCTCCACAATGATATTTATAAGAAATAATGTTATCAACCTACTGTTACGATAAGATCCGTTGTCCCAGGCACCTAGGCACCATGCAGGTAAGGCCCATACGATTGATCACTTTCCAAATATTGTTGAATACCATACCTGCCATAATAATGCATGTTATTATAATACCTTGCAATTTATTTCCATCTATAAAATGGCATCCTAGTTTCCTTATAAATATGTACGCATTATAATACCTTGTCTATGCTCTCTTGCTTTTGCCTTGTATTCGTAACCAGAATACAACGCGCACACACATATGCTGCACCCATCTTTATATTTTGGCTACTAAAAATAAAAAGATACTGCCATGCATGTAGAAAGATTTTGTCCTAGGTATCATATACCTAACACTAAGAATTTGTGTACATATAATAGTAGGTATATAACAGAAACATATAAATAATATACCCAAGGTACGATTGAGAGAAATGATACCTAAGAAATATATATCCAAAAACATATACCCCTGAATGATAATTAAAGTATGACAATGATAAATATATTTTTAAGTGCAAACTCAAGTCCCCGTAAAAAATATATATGTGCAAAAAAAAGTATATACCCATAAGTACATACTCAAGTCCTCGTAAAATATTTTTAAGTGTATATACCCATAAATGTACGTACCCCAACGTGAAATTTATGTGATATACCAAAATGTAAAATTTATTTGTACATACCCAACGTGAAATATATGTGTACATATCCCGACGTAAAATTTATACGTAAATACCTGACAGAGATGTATCCAAGGTATGATACTCGAGGAATATGATACTCGATAAATTATTCTACCATGAATTATGATATGTTGTTCATTGTCTTTGTTTCGGCGGCGACAATGAcagcgctgaataaagattcttcaaaTCCTTCCTTGACatggccatcggtcctatggttggggatggatttggaaaccagtctgttgaagcaaggatggcgtggcggcggcggcatcctcgtggtggacctgtgtcctcgggctccgccgttgtgacgacgtttgctccagcatcggcgcggagcttgggaggtagtccaggagcggatgcagattgtggtctgcatcgacgacatctggaagacggaacatgtgctgggttcgtggttcgtgaatggcaggtatggtttccttctGCAACGTCTTAGTCGCGGTGGGGTGCCATATCTGGAGTTCGatagcgtgtccggggtgttgccccggtctgattcgttcaacggtaagggcttcacttttggtgagccaccttggaggtccgcaaagctgcatatcagcgatgaagccgcgtcgagctcgggtgaggaggtgatccatcattcttttcttcggtggcggctgtcgtggtgccggaggcaggtgatgggcgttggtatcaagctcagatatgttttgctatctttttagttttgtcatgtcggtccttacgtgacttatactttaatctttatgatatgaatgagacacgtattaccatgcaaaaaaattaTTAATAGGCCAATAATTATTAAGTATTTCTCACATACCTTACTACACGTTCATGCTTTGAAATTAGGAAGATTTAATGCATTGATGACTATCCATTAATTTAAACTATAAATGGTTGCTCCAATCTATATTACTTGTCGCGGCTTTACTCTACTACAACTTTCTACCAAAGCTGAACTAAAGTTACGACAAGTATATGGAATGGAGGGATtactattttttgcaactaaacaATAATTTTACCTC
Coding sequences within:
- the LOC123080448 gene encoding uncharacterized protein, whose product is MNTIMEEVCKNYTEGWVNNNLEPRKSVHRVEGFVIVATVFMIALAILSPRRRQSRSIIIRYGVGGVFILSFPLLSYTVGLMQAGKIKNELYPVWAMFLAMLFGGTRSMSVQKLDQNKQLMKLYCDCLLFTMCSATVSGGFIYTFGMKHSSSRLVPIGCLFVVGFLLGIKTAEQFGAALLASKPSSDNGIKWLARYMKGEHILSTSYDPRTMQGYKYPVLIHSGRATIGENAITLDNIWCDNIGILSSYYSAPIRRLKDLCLSFALFHLVVRRYFGYTCPESGLDKTRDLVLDGLLQRAFQVIEAELAFLYDFLFTKYAFIMYGNELRYYALSLTLTLVSIAAGAWSLSVLNRHGSILDSRFVETSTKDVLVTLIALAALSVSQFLQIWSYCVSDWGKISFVCKYVAHPSWQGNTRIEKLLLCYGRPHKWLRYWRNTIGQYSVLDSFSSSYRCQLKHLLSTEKAGKPVELPMQVKRAVARTIRNSTNGHLSHGTSALMRHGMSDELCGACQINDEYTLTDTILAWHVATSFCEILDTIKRPHDVHPNQVVATILSKYCTYLVAFAPTLLPGSAPETKCALDEMVKEAKEMLHDLVSPREKYGKLSELEYVVGGGRKLFTYGAVLGKALESMDNHANRWDLLADFWAEMMVYIAPSNNVAGHIELLAEGGKFVTHVWALLMHAGILERPSTTIIP